The following DNA comes from Oncorhynchus clarkii lewisi isolate Uvic-CL-2024 chromosome 22, UVic_Ocla_1.0, whole genome shotgun sequence.
ttatgagttttcaacgccaataccgattattggaggaccaaaaaaagcagatgccGATTAAATtggccgatttttatttatttaattataataatgacaattacaacaatactgaattaacacttattttaacttaatataatacatcaataaaatcaatttagcctcaaataaataatgaaacatgttcaatttgatttaaaataatgcaaaaacatagTGGCTCTCTGATAGGTTTCTCtagaccccccccacccctaaTGATTGgctctctagccccccccccaccctaatGATTGGCTCTCTAGGTTTCTCTAGGCCCTTCCTCCCTCACTTCCTTGAATCTGATTTACCTCGAGAGACAGAGGATGGATGCTATGCCCTAGGTAAATGAAGCTATGTGTTAGTGTTGTCACTGAACGCTCAGTCACTGATTTAAAATGGCCTTGTTGTCCTTTAGACCATGATGTCGCCTCACTGGCTCCACGTCTCAAAGTGGAACGTCATTCATACTGTACTGCAGCTAGAGAACAATGTAACCTCTACGTGGCACCATGCCGTTGTCAATACGCTTCAACTCCATTGAGAAATGAGGTGGGATCTTGACCTTTTGGTTGGTTACTGTATTTGACAATCACGTCACGGTATGGCCTGgatgtttttatttattgtaATACAGTGCTATTTCGGATTGGTCTTTCGGTTGCATCCACACTACTGATTGGTTGAAGACAACCATAACAATGATTCATTTTGACCAGACACATCTGTTTTTCAGCTCTCCAACAGCAATGTAACCTGTCATCTATTCTGAGATTACAGGTTACTGTCATCTACCCAGTGAACAGTAGTCCAGTGCCTGGTTGCCCCAGACAGGGATTGCACTTCTATTTTCCTCCACTAGATAGAGCCCTTGTCTGTTTCATCTAtgacctctccactctctctctctcccctttgcaGTACAAGGCCACAGACTTTGTGGTACCTGGACCTGGGAGACTGGAGATGAAATTCACACCCAAGATTGGGGAGCCAATGAACTTTGTCGTCCATGACTTTGAAGGTAAAACCACAAGATTTACTTGTCAATGAAAATCAATCTTAAAATGTAACCTTTGCTTGTAAGGGAAAATAATGTCCAGAATATATTTTGTCTGTTATATAATATTGTTAGCCTATGGTGCCAGCCTGTGTATGTCAATATGACAATCTTTACATATGTTTGCTGTGTAAATATTACAATATGAGAACGGCAGTATCTGATTTAACTCTGAATGATAAATCAGCTGTGTACCTCCCTCTACTGCACATACTGTAGACAAACACAGCATTTTGATTAACTAGAGGGTGTGATTAAGGTTGGCTCCATTGCTCTGTTTGCaaaatgggggaggggggaggtggCTGTCTTAGTGTGTGTGGCGTATTCATGTGAGTGTACAGTATCTTCATGAGAATGATGCGTCTTTGTCCTCCAGGTTCAGGTGGTGTGGCTCTGGGGATGTACAACACAGACAGCTCCATCAGGGACTTTGCCCACAGCTCCTTCCAGATGGGGCTGCAAAAAGCCTGGCCTCTGTACCTCAGCACCAAGAACACCATCCTCAAGAAGTACGACGGACGCTTCAAAGATATCTTCCAGGAGATCTATGAAAAGTATGTCTGCCTGGCCTCAGACATTTAATTGTCGAGTAAATCTTTATTTTCCCTATTGACAATATATTTTTTCAGCATGTAGACGATACACACGAGTCACATACAATGTATGGTTGACGATAAAGGGTAATTGGCCGACAAGCCCCCCACCTACAATGCATATTTTCTATTTCTGACTCCTTTATAAAGGGCAGTACGAGGTTTAGGTGTGTAAACCCTGTTCTCAGACCTGTTCCTGTGTGTCCCAGGCAGTACCGCTCTAAGTTTGAGCAGAAGGGGATCTGGTATGAGCATCGTCTGATTGATGACATGGTGGCTCAGGCTATGAAGTCTGATGGCGGATTCATCTGGGCCTGCAAGAACTACGATGGGGACGTCCAGTCTGACTCTGTAGCCCAAGGTAAGACCAGCTAGTCCAGTCTAGTGTACTCTGATGTAGTCCAGACGCTAGTCCATTTTTGAATTTGTGTATTTTAAGGAATATTTTAAGACTATCTCAATAGAATGCCTTTTAGTTCCAGAACACAGGATAATGCTTATATTTTGTCTTGGCACTACTGTCCCTGAGCGCTTATATCCAGTTGGCTGTTAAGTACTTTGTGACATATGTATTTAATATCTGTGTGTACCCCAGGTTATGGGTCCCTTGGTATGATGACCAGTGTGCTCATCTGTCCTGACGGTCGTACGGTGGAGTCGGAGGCGGCCCACGGCACGGTAACGCGCCACTACAGACAGCACCAGCAGGGCAAGGAGACATCCACCAACCCCATCGGTAAATTAGACACGGATACAATGTATGTTCTATTTCATTCGGTCTCCGACTGATAACGCCTGCTCTAAAAACCATTCAGCTCATTCCACTTCTGGATGTAGATCTGCATGtagcaggggtgtattcattacactgattatgttgcaaaatgtttcttaCACCAAactgggagggacctacctgaatttgtccaatagaaactgtgTTTTCTATTGATTacagcacagagaaacacaggcaaCACGAGGACCTAGGAAAAGAGCTCAACGTTTTGACATGTCTCtaacgtggtgtgtgtgtgtgcgcagcgtCCATCTTTGCTTGGTCGCGGGGGCTGCTGCACCGGGCGAAGCTGGACAACAACGCAGAGCTGCGTGTGTTTGCTGAGGCCCTGGAGGTCGTCTGCGTGGAGACCATCGAGGCTGGCTTCATGACCAAGGATCTGGCTATCTGTATCAAAGGCATGGCAGAGTGAGTAGCATGCATACATACGCACAGTAAATCTGACTCTGAAACTAGACTGACTCCAACGGTCTTTCTTTCCTTCATCTTCTCCCTTAGTACCAAACGCTCAGACTACCTGAACACCTTTGAGTTCCTGGATAAACTGTCAGAGAACCTGAAGACCAAGATGTCCAACCAACCCAAACTGTGATCACCTCATCTCCCaactttaaacacacacactattgacAGCAGGGACTATGGGCCCCGGCCAACACTGAACCAATGAAGGGGGACTGTCTGCCCAGAACGCAACCAGAGCTTCTAGAAGACCTAGGACCCTTGAGACTTAATCATTTTCTCCACAAGCAGTCTGTCTGCTTCAAGGAGGTGTCTTGTCCagggggggggaggggtgtcCTCCCAAAGCGAATGAATCATTCCTATCTAAACTACTTGCCATTGCTGTCCCACTCTCCCCATGCTTGCTGTTGCTTGGCAATATGAGTATTCATGTGGACTCATTAAACTCAACTTGCCTCTTATTTCATTACTGTTCTGGACTGTTCCAATGTTACCCAACAATACAGACCAACTCCTTCTGCATCATAAAAGCTGTTGACCCCCTACAACTCTAATGCCATCAGCTCTGCCTCTTGACCACGCCCCCAACTCACCTGATGAACTAGCTGCCCAAGTCAACACTGCTCTGTCTCCCCCAATTCCCCTGCAACTCCTTCCGTCAGCTATTTTCAAGGAAAAGCTCACAAATACACTTCACACAACTTACTCATCACTGCTCTGTTCTCATTAAAgcctgtctgctctctgtccatccctgGATCCTCTCCCTACTGTTCTCATTAAAgcctgtctgctctctgtccatccctgGATCCTCTCCCTACTGTTCTCATtaaagcctgcctgcctgccctctgTCCATATCACACACCATCAACCTCGCCCACGGATCTCACCCCTCCAACTACAGAACAGCTGCAGGCACTCCTCCCCCCATCTTAAAAATGCCAGGAACGGACACCACCATCTTTCTGCACAATTTCCAACCTTCCTTTCCAAGACTCTGGAACAGACTGTGGCCTCCCAATTCAAACCCACCTGCTAGTCAACAACTAATTCAAGCCCCTTCAGTCTGGTTTCCACCACAGTACTGAAACTGCACTCAAAGTTGTGAATGACCTCACCTCTGCTGATGCTGGTGCCCTTAACATCCTGATTCTCCTTGACCGGAGTGCCGCTTTTAGCACTGAGTCATCAGATTGAGGGTACAGCACTTTCCTGGCGACAATCATACCTCATAAACCAGACCCACTACATCTCCCTCAATGGCCATACCTCAGACGCCACTGCAGTCACACAGGGTGTCCCCCAAGGTACTGTGCTGGGCCCCTTACTCTTCATCTTCCTTGGTCAGGTGACACCCAGATCACCTCGGCACCAAATCCCTATTCGACCCACATTGAATTTCCTTTCTCGGCAATAAAAACATGGCAACAACACTTCCTCAAGCTAAACATTTATAAAACGGAACTCCTACTCATAGGCTCCAAATCCATCTTCACCAAAGTTGGTAATCTTGCGATTGACACCACtgtctccccccacacacacaaccttggCTTCACCCTCTCCTTTGACCATCACataagacagacagactgtcaaATTGTCCTTCTTCCACCTCCGCAACATTGCCAAAGCCAGGTCCACCTGTCCTGCCGTTGAAACACGCATTCCATCTCCTCCTGTCTTGACTACTGCAACTCACTACTCTCTAGCGTCAACTCAAGCTCCCTCCATAAGCCCGACCCCCTCACCCACACTAAGTACTGGTAGCACATCTCCTCTGTGAACTTCATTAGCTCCCTGTCTCTCAACGCATTGATTACAAGCTCTTCTTTCTGACCTACAAAGCCCTTCACcaccttgcccccccccccccccccccccccccccacctctgacATTCTTGTCCCCTACCAACCCACAtgccccttaccctaaaccaggtttgtatcctaaccccaaccctccctCCCCATACACTGATACATCTCTCTTATTTCAGCCCACCCCGCTCTTTATTCATGTTTTTGTAAACgttcttttttttaaaaatttttgtTTACAATTGTTTAGAGACTTTGGTCCTTGAAAAGTGCTTATTAATCCCATGTTTTACTATATGTAGGGTTCAGATGTAGGGtgagtttatttgtatttttacagggacagtgcacattaatcaacgtttcagtaaaagtgctggttttagccagccgactaattttcaaccgcagtccctgggcaggttgtTGATGTGAGGCCCTCTTCTCCATTGATGACTTACCACTATGGTCTAGCCATATATTTTGGTAACACTCAGCCAATCTAAGTGGCCTGAATCCTAATTTGAGATCCACAAgcattgtgattttttttttttaagcaatcGCCTAGTGAAATATGTGTTTATAATTCTGCCACGTATGACTGTTTTTAATGAATGATGGACACAGAAATAACCAGTGTTCTTTACGCTAATTGCACTAAGGTCCCCCTAtggttgtattttattttttgtgtgtgtgtggtcggtcAGTGAGCAGTGATCGCCAGTCCTGCCTGAGGGTGATCTTACCCTTCTGTTGCCTTGTCTTATGTAACGTGACTTCAGTCTGTCACACCATTATATTAATTATGCCGTGACAACTACTGTAGCCTGTTTAGATTTTGACCGTCTTGACTTGGTGTCATTGATTCACAAAGCAATACTAGCATCACTCACTCCCTGTTTGTGGTTATGGAAGCGGTCGTAAGATATTAAAAACACACAAcaccttaccccccccccccatacagaAACGAGTGTCCAAGTACCTTCCTCTGCCAGTAAGCACACACAACCAGGGGATGCAGGTTTGTACTCGACAGTGTGGTCAGAATATCAACTCAATAAATGGGTTTTGGAGAAAATTGTCTAGTGCTTTCAGTATTTATTTTCTATTACCCCATAAATGTTGTGTTGTAAAACTTTATCTAGTGCCACGGTCTTACAAAAAACACTTTGGAAGATTTTAGTGTCTTACAGTTTGCCACCAGATGGTGCCATTGTAATCTGAGTGACATTGTTCATCAGGTGTAATACATCTTAGCTTCTTCCATTTCATGCAGATATGACAAGTGACTGTATCCAACATATTATCAGTTGCAGCACAACATCCCTCAAATCCTTCTAAAGCACTGACTATGGTATGTCCACATGGAGTATAGGCCTACTGCGATGCACCTTCCACATGTACACAGTCAGGAGCACCCTTGGCATGATTAGCTTTTCTGCACCAGATGGAATCCACATGGTTAATCCTAGCGCAAGCGGCGATGGGTGGATAGACCCAGAGGAAAAGAAAGGAAACGGAGGCACTCAGACTTCCAATGGAAGATGGCGAGAACCAAGGCTTCCAAAAAGGTATCAACGCCTGTAGGGCTGCTACTATTGTCCCAACGTAATTGGATTTTGTCTGGGAGAAGGAAGTCTCATTTTACCAGTCTGAGGCTCCACATGGATCACTTGCCACTGAAAGAGCAGGATTGTTAGCTGCGAATAGGAACAGTGGTTACTATTTTTAGAACCTGGCTGGATGGATGGGACAACATAGATCAAGAAGCCCCACATAAGCTATCAACTCTGAGGGAGTAAACATATTAGCTGGTATTGAACCAAAACTCATTTGTCAGTCTTAAAGAACTTCCAGCAAAAAAATGATATCTAAAAAGGTCTATATTCACAAGGCCCACAGCAGTAAGAGACTACCATAGAGATGGCCGTCTCTGTACTGTAGGAAGCCTGATGTTCTGAggcttgtttttattttttacattcggCATCACTACGTCGTGGTAAATATAGTattatttctaacaaagatatctacatgtATTTCAGgatgtgtatccctggaaataatcagaattcatgtacaCAAGCTTTGAAAACATTGCTTGTTCAAAAAAAAAGTGGTCTCGGTGCAACTTATGTAAATTGAGGTTCCTTGGGGTAAGTGGGTGCTGATATCGTGTGATGGTGCTGGTAGGTCAAAGTTGAATTCATGGAAAAGgggtgtggtatactgtatatcttAAATGTATGCCTACATTCAGATAAAGATCTCTCAGTTCAATATCACTTACTCTTTGTCTGGAATGTTGTTTCAATGTTCCAATTTGTaggcaagttctctgcatttCAGGTTACTTAGCCCATGAAACTGGTCAGAAGATTCTTGATATGTTAAGCtaactttttttttgtcaatgaatCCCTTCAATGTCATTGTCTGTTTTCCTCACTTGTTGCTGCTCTAATGGATATCTTCCCGTCTTGGGGAATGACGATGTCTGCTTTGAAACAATGCAAATGCACTATCTGGAGTGCATCTGAAATGCACTACATGTTGCAAAATACTGCATAAAACTGACTAAATTATAGTCATTTGTATGGGGTATGGTGGCCATTGGcacaacttaccccaaggcaaacaagTTGACGATATCACCCACACATAAATGGTTtatcaagatcggtgtggaataatttgactggcctgcactgtcctcaaccccatcgaactcctttgggatgaattggaacgccaactgcgagccgggcctaatcgcccaacatcagtgcccaacctcactaatgctcttgtgactgaatggaagcaaattcccacagcaatgttccaacatctagtggaaagccttcccagaagaggggagaccaactccatactaatgcccatgattttggaatgagatgtttgatgagcaggtgtccacatacttttggtcatgtagtgtgtgttgACACCGTGTTGGTTTAGTCTGTGCTTTGAACACATTCAGGATCTCTAGTTTTGTGGTCCTAAATGTTTATTGCTACACATTTGGCTGCCTTTCAAAGCAGTCTTTGTCAATCCTCACTCTGATATCCTATATGAATGATACTTAAATAATAAGGCACGAGggtgtggtacatggccaatatcCCACTGCTAAGGGCTGCTCTTAATCACAACGCCTAAGAACagtggtggttcgagccctgaatgctgattggctgacagctgtggtgtatcggactgtatac
Coding sequences within:
- the LOC139380893 gene encoding isocitrate dehydrogenase [NADP] cytoplasmic-like isoform X2, translated to MSQKIKAGSVVEMQGDEMTRVIWELIKEKLIFPYLEMDLHSYDLGMENRDATDDKVTVEAAEATRHYNVGIKCATITPDENRVEEFKLKQMWRSPNGTIRNILGGTVFREAIICKNIPRLVPGWVKPIIIGRHAHGDQYKATDFVVPGPGRLEMKFTPKIGEPMNFVVHDFEGSGGVALGMYNTDSSIRDFAHSSFQMGLQKAWPLYLSTKNTILKKYDGRFKDIFQEIYEKQYRSKFEQKGIWYEHRLIDDMVAQAMKSDGGFIWACKNYDGDVQSDSVAQGYGSLGMMTSVLICPDGRTVESEAAHGTVTRHYRQHQQGKETSTNPIASIFAWSRGLLHRAKLDNNAELRVFAEALEVVCVETIEAGFMTKDLAICIKGMADTKRSDYLNTFEFLDKLSENLKTKMSNQPKL
- the LOC139380893 gene encoding isocitrate dehydrogenase [NADP] cytoplasmic-like isoform X3, producing MLGAPDRLRFGGFRMSQKIKAGSVVEMQGDEMTRVIWELIKEKLIFPYLEMDLHSYDLGMENRDATDDKVTVEAAEATRHYNVGIKCATITPDENRVEEFKLKQMWRSPNGTIRNILGGTVFREAIICKNIPRLVPGWVKPIIIGRHAHGDQYKATDFVVPGPGRLEMKFTPKIGEPMNFVVHDFEGSGGVALGMYNTDSSIRDFAHSSFQMGLQKAWPLYLSTKNTILKKYDGRFKDIFQEIYEKQYRSKFEQKGIWYEHRLIDDMVAQAMKSDGGFIWACKNYDGDVQSDSVAQGYGSLGMMTSVLICPDGRTVESEAAHGTVTRHYRQHQQGKETSTNPIAQRNTGNTRT
- the LOC139380893 gene encoding isocitrate dehydrogenase [NADP] cytoplasmic-like isoform X1 yields the protein MLGAPDRLRFGGFRMSQKIKAGSVVEMQGDEMTRVIWELIKEKLIFPYLEMDLHSYDLGMENRDATDDKVTVEAAEATRHYNVGIKCATITPDENRVEEFKLKQMWRSPNGTIRNILGGTVFREAIICKNIPRLVPGWVKPIIIGRHAHGDQYKATDFVVPGPGRLEMKFTPKIGEPMNFVVHDFEGSGGVALGMYNTDSSIRDFAHSSFQMGLQKAWPLYLSTKNTILKKYDGRFKDIFQEIYEKQYRSKFEQKGIWYEHRLIDDMVAQAMKSDGGFIWACKNYDGDVQSDSVAQGYGSLGMMTSVLICPDGRTVESEAAHGTVTRHYRQHQQGKETSTNPIASIFAWSRGLLHRAKLDNNAELRVFAEALEVVCVETIEAGFMTKDLAICIKGMADTKRSDYLNTFEFLDKLSENLKTKMSNQPKL